A single region of the Pirellulales bacterium genome encodes:
- a CDS encoding glutamate--cysteine ligase has product MTIAAPLSLFTAFGIELEYMIVDARTLDVRPIADELIRAATGEITSETDQGGISWSNELVLHVVELKTTDPATSLDGWGDQFARHVTRMNGLLAPLGARLMPTAMHPWMDPAREMRLWPHDYGDVYAAFDRIFGCQGHGWANLQSMHINLPFSGDEEFGKLHAAIRLLLPILPALAASSPLVERRATGKLDTRLDVYRTNSRRIPSITGHVVPEAVFTQRDYEEKILERIYRDIAPLDPDETLQDEWLNARGAIARFCRGTIEIRVLDVQECPKADLAIATATVAVLKALVEERWSDLASQQKAPTEPLAEILQATTIAADQAVIENEEYLQLFSYPGKRATARELWAHLIESLPELSGSNARPETRKALEVIQKEGPLARRILRALGVSNLHQSSEFSTHQLAEVYARLCDSLTRNELLS; this is encoded by the coding sequence ATGACCATCGCCGCTCCCCTCTCCCTCTTCACCGCCTTCGGCATCGAGCTCGAGTACATGATCGTCGACGCGCGCACGCTCGACGTGCGCCCCATCGCCGACGAGTTGATCCGCGCCGCCACGGGGGAGATCACCTCCGAGACCGATCAAGGGGGAATCTCCTGGTCGAACGAGCTGGTGCTGCACGTTGTCGAGCTGAAGACGACCGACCCCGCCACGTCGCTCGACGGCTGGGGGGATCAGTTCGCCCGCCACGTCACGCGCATGAACGGGCTGCTCGCGCCGCTGGGCGCCCGGCTGATGCCGACGGCGATGCACCCCTGGATGGATCCCGCGCGCGAGATGCGGCTCTGGCCGCACGACTACGGCGATGTCTACGCCGCGTTCGATCGCATCTTCGGTTGCCAGGGACACGGCTGGGCCAACCTGCAGAGCATGCACATCAACCTGCCGTTCAGCGGCGACGAGGAGTTCGGTAAGCTGCACGCGGCGATCCGCCTGCTGCTGCCGATTTTGCCGGCACTGGCGGCCAGCAGCCCCCTCGTCGAACGCCGCGCGACGGGCAAGCTCGACACGCGGCTGGACGTCTACCGCACGAACTCGCGGCGGATCCCGTCGATCACCGGCCACGTGGTGCCCGAGGCGGTCTTCACGCAGCGCGACTACGAAGAAAAGATCCTCGAGCGCATCTACCGCGATATCGCCCCTCTCGATCCGGACGAAACGCTGCAAGACGAGTGGCTGAACGCCCGGGGCGCGATCGCAAGATTCTGCCGCGGCACGATCGAGATCCGCGTCTTGGACGTGCAGGAATGCCCGAAAGCGGATCTGGCAATTGCCACGGCCACCGTCGCAGTGCTCAAAGCCCTCGTCGAGGAACGCTGGAGCGATTTAGCCAGCCAACAAAAGGCCCCGACCGAACCGCTGGCCGAGATCTTGCAGGCCACGACCATCGCCGCCGATCAGGCCGTGATCGAGAACGAAGAGTATCTGCAACTCTTCAGCTACCCGGGCAAGCGCGCCACCGCCAGGGAGTTGTGGGCGCACCTGATCGAATCGCTGCCGGAACTCTCCGGCAGCAATGCACGGCCAGAGACGCGCAAGGCGCTGGAGGTGATTCAGAAAGAAGGGCCGCTGGCGCGGCGGATCTTGCGCGCGCTAGGCGTCAGCAACTTGCACCAGTCGAGTGAGTTTTCAACCCACCAACTCGCCGAAGTCTACGCCCGCTTGTGCGACTCGCTCACCAGGAACGAACTGCTGAGCTAG
- a CDS encoding DUF1080 domain-containing protein: MKAAFALLAAALVAVCSLPLGADEPAKPVPLFDGETFDGWEGNHDVFRIENGAIVAGSLDGPVKRNEFLCTERDYGDFELKLKFKLVGRGANAGVQIRSERIPDHHEVIGYQADMGDGWWGCLYDESRRNKVLARPEKEVIDKALRRDDWNEYTIRCEGPRVQLWINGVQTVDYTEEDEKIVPRGKIAVQIHGGPPSEAHYKDITIQEL; this comes from the coding sequence ATGAAAGCTGCTTTCGCCCTGCTTGCCGCCGCGCTGGTAGCGGTTTGTTCTCTTCCGCTCGGCGCCGATGAGCCGGCCAAACCCGTGCCCCTTTTCGACGGTGAGACTTTCGACGGCTGGGAAGGGAACCACGACGTCTTTCGCATCGAGAATGGCGCCATCGTGGCCGGCTCACTGGATGGTCCGGTCAAGCGCAACGAGTTCCTCTGCACGGAGCGCGACTACGGCGACTTCGAGCTGAAGCTCAAGTTCAAGCTCGTCGGGCGCGGTGCGAACGCCGGCGTGCAGATCCGTAGCGAGCGAATTCCCGACCATCACGAAGTGATCGGTTACCAGGCCGATATGGGAGATGGCTGGTGGGGTTGCCTGTACGATGAATCGCGCCGCAATAAAGTGCTCGCTCGCCCGGAAAAAGAAGTGATCGACAAGGCCCTCCGGCGCGACGACTGGAACGAGTACACGATCCGTTGCGAAGGTCCGCGCGTGCAGCTCTGGATCAACGGCGTGCAGACCGTCGACTACACGGAGGAGGACGAGAAGATCGTGCCGCGCGGCAAGATCGCGGTGCAGATCCACGGCGGCCCTCCCAGCGAGGCGCACTACAAGGACATCACGATCCAGGAACTGTAG
- the rph gene encoding ribonuclease PH → MTRHDERAPDELRSIKIKRRYTRATPGSVLIQAGRTTILCTASVDEEVPRWMKDEGRGWITAEYSMLPGSTSPRKQRDRGGKIDGRTTEIQRLIGRSLRAVADLPALGPRTITIDCDVMEADGGTRTLSITGALIALVDAIRSLPALPDPGRYPLRNSVAAVSVGLVENRPLLDLDYSEDLVAQVDMNVVMTGDGRFVELQGTGEEATFTDRQLAAFLKLARAGIARLTELQREALGRDWPFA, encoded by the coding sequence ATGACGCGACACGACGAACGAGCGCCCGACGAACTGCGGTCCATCAAGATCAAACGCCGTTACACCCGCGCCACCCCGGGCAGCGTGCTGATTCAGGCCGGCCGGACGACGATCCTCTGCACGGCCAGCGTCGACGAGGAGGTGCCCCGCTGGATGAAGGACGAGGGGCGCGGCTGGATCACCGCCGAGTACTCGATGCTCCCCGGCAGCACCAGCCCGCGCAAGCAGCGCGATCGGGGCGGCAAGATCGACGGCCGGACGACGGAGATCCAGCGCCTTATCGGCCGCAGCCTGCGCGCGGTGGCCGACCTGCCGGCGCTTGGTCCGCGCACGATCACCATCGATTGCGACGTCATGGAGGCGGACGGCGGCACGCGCACGTTGAGCATCACCGGCGCCCTGATTGCCCTGGTCGACGCGATTCGCTCGCTTCCGGCGCTCCCCGACCCGGGGCGTTATCCCTTGCGCAACAGCGTCGCGGCGGTGAGCGTGGGCCTGGTCGAAAATCGACCTCTCTTGGATCTCGACTATTCGGAAGATCTTGTGGCTCAGGTCGATATGAACGTGGTGATGACGGGCGATGGACGCTTTGTCGAACTGCAGGGGACCGGCGAAGAGGCCACCTTTACGGACCGGCAACTCGCCGCCTTCCTCAAACTTGCCCGCGCCGGCATTGCCCGCCTGACCGAACTGCAGCGCGAGGCGCTGGGCCGCGACTGGCCCTTTGCGTGA
- the ilvD gene encoding dihydroxy-acid dehydratase — protein MRSDTIKLGDARAAHRSLLRATGVTTEDFRKPFIAICNSYIDIIPGHVHLNKVGEFVKECVRAAGGVPFVFNTIGVDDGIAMGHAGMKYSLPSREVIADAVETVANAHCFDGMICIPNCDKIVPGMFMGAMRVNIPTIFVSGGPMEAGKTASGKSVDLIDVFVGSVAKQNGKMSAEELLELEEAGCPTCGSCSGMFTANSMNCLAEALGMALPLNGSLLATSVERQHLYRRAAERIVQMVRQFDKVGPGHGILPREIVTPASIDNAMILDMAMGGSTNTVLHILAIAHEAEVPYTMQRINELSQRTPNICKVAPSSNYHVEDVHNSGGIHTILGAVERGCSGLLTLECPTVTGKTLGENIAEYDIRGGAVVEEALELAAVSAGGERTNKGMVVERRANSIRELSEKDLGFDPYDCIREVEHAYSQQGGLSILYGNLAPDGAVVKTAGVRPEMLVHSGPAVIFESEIDAYAGIVNGIVKSGDVIVIRYEGPKGGPGMQEMLAPTTAIKGMGLDASVALVTDGRFSGGTAGACIGHVSPEAAACGPIALVEPGDIIEIDIPNHKLAIRLTEDELAERRAKWKAPAPKYTKGYLAKYAAMATSADTGAVLKWD, from the coding sequence ATGCGTTCCGACACGATCAAGCTGGGCGACGCCCGAGCCGCGCACCGTAGCCTCCTGCGCGCCACCGGCGTCACGACCGAGGACTTCCGCAAGCCCTTCATTGCGATCTGCAACAGCTACATCGACATCATTCCCGGGCACGTCCACTTGAATAAGGTGGGCGAGTTCGTCAAGGAATGCGTTCGCGCGGCGGGCGGGGTCCCCTTCGTCTTCAACACGATCGGCGTCGACGACGGCATCGCCATGGGGCATGCCGGCATGAAGTATTCGCTCCCCAGCCGCGAGGTCATCGCCGACGCGGTCGAGACGGTGGCCAATGCCCACTGCTTTGATGGCATGATCTGCATCCCCAACTGCGACAAGATCGTGCCGGGCATGTTCATGGGGGCCATGCGGGTCAATATTCCCACGATCTTCGTCAGCGGCGGACCGATGGAGGCCGGCAAGACGGCCAGCGGCAAGAGCGTCGACCTGATCGATGTCTTCGTCGGTTCGGTCGCCAAGCAGAATGGCAAGATGTCGGCCGAGGAACTGCTCGAGCTCGAAGAAGCGGGCTGCCCGACTTGCGGCTCGTGCAGCGGCATGTTCACCGCCAACAGCATGAACTGCCTGGCCGAGGCGCTCGGCATGGCGCTGCCCCTCAATGGCAGCCTGCTGGCCACGAGCGTCGAACGCCAGCATCTCTATCGCCGCGCGGCGGAACGCATCGTCCAGATGGTGCGCCAGTTCGACAAGGTGGGTCCGGGGCACGGCATCCTGCCGCGCGAGATCGTCACGCCCGCCTCGATCGACAATGCCATGATCCTCGACATGGCCATGGGAGGTAGCACGAACACGGTGCTGCACATCCTGGCCATCGCGCACGAGGCCGAGGTCCCCTACACGATGCAGCGCATCAACGAGCTCAGTCAGCGCACGCCGAACATCTGCAAAGTCGCGCCTTCGAGCAACTACCACGTCGAGGACGTGCATAACTCGGGGGGCATCCATACGATCCTCGGCGCCGTCGAACGCGGTTGTTCGGGGCTGCTCACGCTCGAATGCCCCACGGTCACGGGCAAGACGCTGGGCGAGAACATCGCCGAATACGATATTCGCGGCGGCGCCGTGGTCGAAGAGGCGCTCGAGCTGGCCGCGGTATCGGCCGGTGGCGAACGTACGAACAAGGGCATGGTGGTCGAGCGCCGCGCGAACAGCATTCGCGAGTTGTCGGAGAAGGATCTCGGCTTCGATCCCTACGATTGCATCCGCGAAGTCGAGCACGCCTACAGCCAGCAAGGTGGCCTTTCGATCCTCTATGGCAATCTCGCTCCCGATGGCGCGGTCGTGAAGACGGCCGGCGTGCGCCCCGAGATGCTGGTCCACAGCGGCCCGGCCGTGATCTTCGAATCGGAAATCGACGCGTACGCCGGCATCGTCAACGGCATTGTGAAATCGGGAGACGTGATCGTCATTCGCTACGAAGGCCCCAAGGGGGGACCGGGCATGCAGGAAATGCTCGCCCCGACGACGGCCATCAAGGGCATGGGCCTCGATGCGAGCGTGGCCCTGGTGACCGATGGACGTTTCTCCGGTGGCACGGCCGGTGCCTGCATCGGGCACGTCAGTCCCGAAGCGGCCGCCTGCGGACCGATCGCGCTCGTCGAGCCGGGAGACATCATCGAGATCGACATCCCCAACCACAAACTGGCTATCCGCCTGACCGAAGACGAACTGGCCGAGCGCCGCGCCAAATGGAAGGCCCCCGCCCCGAAGTACACCAAGGGCTACCTGGCCAAGTACGCCGCAATGGCCACCAGCGCCGATACCGGCGCCGTGCTGAAATGGGATTGA
- a CDS encoding glucose-1-phosphate adenylyltransferase has protein sequence MRNVLTLVLGGGRGTRLYPLTKYRSKPAVPLAGKYRIIDIPLSNCIHSGLNRIYVLTQFNSVSLHRHIRRTYTFDIFGGGFVEILAAQQTLDSMDWYQGTADAVRQQLRYVDQPDIDYVLILSGDQLYRMDYADMLKTHQESGADVTIAGLPVASSQASQLGIMRVDDTGRVQGFLEKPKQEADLALVRTDPKWIDARGIASQGRDCLANMGIYLFNRQTLVEVLTKTDYQDFGKEIFPASIRTRHVQLHLFDGYWEDIGTIRSFYEANLALAAPDAPFEFASADTPIYSRARFLPPARLEGAKITRSLIADGCEIATDCVIENSVIGLRCRIERGVTIRNSVVMGADFYQTAEDMAADRAAGRPPIGIGTGSLIDGVIVDKNVRVGRHVKLCNSDRCREGAETPEAVICDGLAVVPKDATVPDGWAL, from the coding sequence ATGCGAAATGTGTTGACGCTGGTATTGGGTGGCGGTCGCGGGACGCGACTTTATCCGCTGACCAAGTATCGTTCGAAGCCGGCGGTTCCCCTGGCGGGCAAGTATCGCATCATCGACATTCCACTCTCGAACTGCATCCATAGCGGACTGAATCGGATCTACGTTCTCACGCAGTTCAACTCGGTCAGCCTGCACCGTCATATACGTCGCACGTATACGTTCGACATCTTCGGCGGCGGCTTCGTCGAGATCCTCGCCGCGCAGCAGACGCTCGACTCGATGGACTGGTACCAGGGTACCGCCGACGCCGTCCGGCAGCAGTTGCGCTACGTCGATCAACCCGACATCGATTACGTGCTCATTCTCTCGGGCGATCAGCTCTACCGCATGGACTATGCGGACATGCTGAAGACGCACCAGGAAAGTGGCGCCGACGTCACCATCGCGGGACTACCGGTGGCCAGCAGCCAGGCCTCGCAATTGGGCATCATGCGCGTCGACGATACAGGCCGCGTGCAAGGCTTTCTCGAAAAGCCCAAGCAGGAGGCGGATCTCGCGCTCGTGCGTACCGATCCCAAGTGGATCGACGCGCGCGGCATTGCCAGCCAGGGGCGCGATTGTCTGGCGAACATGGGTATCTACCTCTTCAATCGCCAGACGCTCGTCGAGGTGCTGACGAAGACCGACTATCAGGACTTCGGCAAGGAGATCTTTCCCGCCTCGATCCGCACGCGGCACGTGCAACTGCACCTGTTCGACGGCTACTGGGAAGACATTGGCACGATCCGCTCGTTCTACGAGGCGAACCTGGCGCTCGCGGCCCCCGACGCGCCGTTCGAGTTTGCCTCGGCCGATACGCCGATCTATTCGCGCGCCCGCTTCCTGCCGCCCGCTCGCTTGGAGGGGGCGAAGATCACGCGTAGCCTGATCGCCGACGGATGCGAGATCGCCACGGATTGCGTGATCGAGAACAGCGTGATCGGACTGCGCTGCCGCATCGAGCGCGGCGTGACGATCCGCAACTCGGTCGTCATGGGTGCCGACTTCTACCAGACGGCCGAAGACATGGCCGCGGATCGCGCGGCAGGCCGCCCCCCGATCGGCATCGGCACCGGTTCGCTCATCGACGGCGTCATCGTCGACAAGAACGTCCGCGTCGGACGCCACGTCAAGCTGTGCAACTCGGACCGCTGCCGCGAAGGGGCCGAGACCCCCGAAGCCGTCATCTGCGACGGCCTCGCCGTGGTGCCCAAGGACGCCACCGTGCCCGACGGCTGGGCGCTGTAG
- a CDS encoding Fic family protein, giving the protein MRIPPTPPNGLSQLFARIGTLNPAEVGRVLGHLQSPEMAEFVRMANTKYLPWHKLRYYSIPAGASVDDAWAAVQMSRSPSFRSLPISFHDLDARLKFWSPPRHQELLHKIDQEAGGYIGGRTGMVADDQERYLFNSLMEEAIASSQLEGAATTRDVAKRLLRSSRRPRDRAERMIVNNYRAILEIRDLLNDDLTPELIAHIQEVITDGTLEDPSASGRFRTDDDHDVVVADVMTNEILHKPPRPISLQFRIDELCQFANARQEEFLHPVIKAIALHFSLGFIHPFVDGNGRTARAVFYWYMLKSGYWMFEYLPISRIFLRGPGRYGRAYLNTEADHGDLTYFIHYHLDVICRAITELHEYLSQQQREWKEVARLLDSHRSLNHRQTEIMKDALRDRSAKFTISEHAGKHKVSGATARADLFGLVELGLLRNTKEGRHWIFVPMDGFNRVIKAPSTRKSAFNRGSL; this is encoded by the coding sequence GTGAGAATCCCCCCAACTCCCCCAAACGGCTTGTCGCAACTATTTGCCCGCATTGGCACACTCAATCCCGCAGAAGTGGGACGAGTACTTGGTCATTTGCAAAGCCCGGAGATGGCGGAGTTCGTACGGATGGCAAATACCAAATACCTTCCGTGGCACAAACTCAGATACTACAGCATTCCCGCAGGTGCTTCCGTCGACGATGCCTGGGCGGCGGTGCAAATGTCTCGCAGCCCATCGTTCAGATCGCTCCCGATCTCATTCCACGATCTGGACGCTCGTCTCAAGTTTTGGAGTCCGCCCAGGCATCAAGAACTGTTGCACAAGATCGATCAAGAGGCGGGTGGCTACATCGGTGGGCGCACTGGAATGGTTGCCGACGACCAAGAACGATATCTGTTCAATTCTCTCATGGAGGAAGCGATCGCATCAAGCCAACTGGAAGGTGCCGCAACCACTCGAGATGTCGCCAAGCGGCTACTTCGATCAAGCCGCAGACCACGCGACCGCGCGGAACGAATGATTGTCAATAATTACCGCGCCATCTTGGAGATTCGCGACCTTCTGAACGACGATCTGACACCGGAATTGATTGCTCATATTCAGGAAGTGATTACCGACGGCACTCTGGAAGACCCTTCAGCGTCAGGAAGGTTCAGGACGGATGACGATCACGATGTCGTCGTAGCGGATGTCATGACGAACGAAATCCTGCACAAGCCCCCTAGACCGATATCCCTGCAATTTCGAATCGACGAACTTTGTCAGTTTGCGAACGCTCGCCAAGAAGAGTTCCTGCACCCTGTCATCAAGGCAATCGCCCTTCACTTTTCCCTTGGATTTATCCATCCCTTCGTGGACGGCAATGGAAGGACTGCCCGAGCAGTTTTCTATTGGTACATGCTAAAAAGCGGTTATTGGATGTTTGAGTATCTTCCGATTTCGAGAATCTTCCTGCGTGGACCTGGCCGATACGGGCGGGCGTACCTCAATACCGAGGCGGACCATGGAGACCTGACGTACTTCATCCACTATCATCTTGATGTCATTTGCCGCGCCATCACGGAACTTCATGAGTACTTGAGCCAACAGCAGCGAGAGTGGAAAGAAGTTGCTCGTCTATTGGACTCGCATCGCAGCCTGAATCATCGTCAAACAGAAATTATGAAGGATGCCTTGCGGGATCGATCGGCCAAATTCACCATTAGCGAGCACGCTGGAAAACACAAAGTGTCTGGCGCGACGGCGAGGGCGGATCTTTTTGGGCTGGTTGAACTGGGGCTCCTACGAAACACCAAAGAAGGACGACACTGGATATTCGTTCCCATGGATGGATTCAACCGAGTGATCAAGGCGCCCTCGACTCGCAAAAGTGCCTTCAATCGAGGCTCACTTTGA
- the infA gene encoding translation initiation factor IF-1, with translation MAEKEEALEVEGVVTQALANTRFRVTLDGGHEVIAHVAGKMRKHFIRIVPGDKVKVELSPYDLTKGRITFRER, from the coding sequence ATGGCGGAAAAAGAAGAAGCCTTAGAAGTCGAGGGAGTCGTCACTCAGGCACTGGCCAACACGCGCTTTCGCGTGACCCTGGATGGCGGTCACGAGGTGATTGCCCACGTGGCGGGCAAGATGCGAAAGCACTTCATCCGCATCGTCCCTGGGGACAAGGTCAAGGTCGAACTTTCTCCGTACGACCTGACGAAGGGACGTATCACGTTCCGCGAACGCTAA
- a CDS encoding RimK family protein, with product MPTLIVVNNAKEWPFDIPGVQVVEARAYLTQPQFGEMRSVKLFNLCRSYRYQSTGYYVTLLATARGHKPLPNIQTIQDMKSQTVVRFVSEDLEELIQSSLQPIHSDQFTLSIYFGRNLARRYDRLCLHLFNLFQAPLLRAHFVRNGKWHLRTVRTISLGDIPEAHGPFVLDVATQYFAGRRGAVRKRVTPKYDMAILFNHEEELAPSDEKAIERFERAGEQLGIRTELIGRDDFARLAEFDALFIRETTNVNHYTYRFSRRAAIEGLVTVDDPESIIRCSNKVYLAELLNRYKVPIPRTMLVHRDNVEQVARELGFPCILKQPDSAFSQGVVKVEDATELATTVEQMLAKSDMLIAQEFLPTAFDWRIGIFDRQPLFACKYHMVPKHWQIAQKDGTGKRRYGRAETLPVELAPRHVVRTALRAANLIGDSLYGVDVKQLDRKCYVIEVNDNPNIDAGVEDRILREELYRRIMSVFLDRLDRRKAGIEAA from the coding sequence ATGCCCACGCTGATCGTCGTCAACAACGCCAAGGAATGGCCCTTCGACATCCCTGGGGTCCAGGTGGTCGAAGCCCGCGCGTATCTCACGCAACCGCAATTCGGCGAGATGCGCAGCGTCAAGCTGTTCAACCTTTGCCGCTCGTACCGTTACCAGAGCACGGGCTACTACGTCACGCTGCTGGCCACGGCGCGCGGTCACAAGCCGCTCCCCAACATCCAAACGATCCAGGACATGAAGTCGCAGACGGTCGTGCGCTTCGTCTCCGAGGATCTCGAAGAGCTGATCCAGTCGAGCTTGCAGCCGATCCACTCCGATCAGTTCACGCTGTCGATCTACTTCGGCCGCAACCTGGCGCGCCGCTACGATCGACTGTGCCTGCACTTGTTCAACCTGTTTCAGGCGCCGCTCCTGCGGGCGCACTTCGTTCGCAATGGCAAATGGCATCTGCGCACCGTGCGGACGATTTCGCTGGGCGATATTCCCGAAGCGCACGGGCCTTTCGTGCTCGACGTGGCGACGCAGTATTTTGCCGGCCGCCGCGGCGCTGTGCGCAAGCGCGTGACCCCCAAGTACGACATGGCCATCCTCTTCAACCACGAGGAGGAGCTGGCGCCGTCCGACGAGAAGGCCATCGAGCGGTTCGAGCGGGCGGGAGAGCAGTTGGGCATCCGCACCGAATTGATCGGTCGCGACGATTTCGCCCGGCTCGCCGAGTTCGACGCCCTATTCATCCGCGAGACGACCAACGTCAACCACTACACCTATCGCTTCTCGCGCCGCGCGGCGATCGAAGGATTGGTCACGGTCGACGATCCCGAGTCGATCATCCGCTGCTCGAACAAGGTCTACCTGGCCGAGCTTTTGAACCGCTACAAGGTGCCCATCCCACGCACGATGCTGGTGCATCGCGATAACGTCGAGCAGGTGGCTCGCGAGTTGGGCTTCCCCTGTATTCTCAAGCAGCCCGACTCCGCCTTCTCGCAAGGGGTGGTCAAGGTCGAAGATGCCACCGAGCTGGCCACGACCGTCGAGCAGATGCTGGCCAAGAGCGACATGCTCATCGCGCAAGAGTTTCTGCCCACCGCCTTCGACTGGCGAATCGGCATCTTCGATCGCCAACCCCTCTTCGCCTGCAAGTACCACATGGTCCCCAAGCATTGGCAAATCGCGCAAAAAGACGGCACGGGCAAGCGGCGTTACGGCCGGGCCGAGACGCTGCCCGTCGAGCTCGCCCCGCGCCACGTGGTGCGCACGGCGCTCCGCGCGGCGAACCTCATCGGCGACAGCCTGTATGGCGTCGACGTGAAGCAGCTCGACCGCAAGTGCTATGTGATCGAAGTCAACGACAATCCCAATATCGACGCTGGCGTCGAAGACCGCATCCTGCGCGAGGAACTGTATCGCCGCATCATGTCGGTCTTTCTCGACCGGCTCGACCGCCGCAAAGCAGGCATTGAGGCCGCATGA
- a CDS encoding aminotransferase class I/II-fold pyridoxal phosphate-dependent enzyme has product MTDSKSKPATRGESRPIEPLAPPIYLASVYRCHDPDEAAALLAGEREGYIYRRDGHPNADQLAERCRLLHGAEQAAICGSGMSAMVAALLATCAQGDHVVASSRLYGRTLQLLSSEAARLGITCTTVDTCDLAATRSAVTSRTKLIVVETITNPTLRVSDLAALAEIAHSVEAQLLADNSLASPFVCRPLEQGVDLALESLTKIMNGHSDVLLGLLCGNEGPAWERLPTVLSAWGLNAAPFDCWLAARGMETFALRAERAGQNALQMAEYLAARTDKIAGVEYPGLASHVDHALARRQFGERFGSLVTFHLAGDSAAARQFIRAAEQIPFAPSLGELNTTLSHPESTSHRTLSAAARQSLGITGGTIRLSVGIEPIEAILAALDQGLAGV; this is encoded by the coding sequence ATGACCGACTCAAAATCAAAACCTGCTACCCGTGGCGAATCGCGGCCGATCGAACCGCTGGCACCTCCCATCTATCTGGCGAGCGTCTACCGTTGCCACGATCCCGACGAGGCCGCGGCACTGCTGGCCGGCGAGCGCGAGGGGTACATCTATCGCCGCGATGGGCATCCGAACGCCGATCAATTGGCCGAGCGGTGCCGGCTGCTGCACGGGGCCGAGCAGGCCGCGATCTGCGGGTCGGGCATGTCCGCCATGGTCGCCGCGTTGCTCGCTACCTGCGCCCAAGGCGATCACGTTGTCGCCAGCAGCCGTCTCTACGGCCGCACGTTGCAGTTGCTCTCGAGCGAAGCGGCACGGCTCGGCATCACTTGCACGACTGTCGACACCTGCGACCTGGCAGCAACGCGCTCCGCCGTGACGTCGCGCACGAAGCTCATCGTGGTCGAAACGATCACCAATCCCACGCTCCGGGTCTCGGACTTGGCCGCGCTCGCTGAGATTGCCCATAGTGTGGAAGCGCAATTGCTGGCCGATAATTCGCTGGCGAGCCCCTTCGTTTGCCGCCCGCTCGAGCAGGGAGTCGACCTGGCGCTCGAGAGCCTCACGAAGATCATGAACGGCCATAGCGACGTGCTGCTCGGTCTGCTGTGCGGCAACGAGGGTCCGGCCTGGGAACGGCTGCCCACCGTTCTTTCGGCGTGGGGGCTGAACGCCGCGCCGTTCGACTGCTGGCTGGCGGCGCGCGGCATGGAGACTTTTGCCCTGCGGGCGGAGCGGGCCGGGCAGAACGCGCTGCAGATGGCGGAATACCTCGCCGCGCGGACTGACAAGATTGCGGGGGTCGAATACCCCGGCCTGGCCTCGCACGTCGATCACGCACTTGCGCGGCGGCAGTTTGGCGAGCGCTTCGGCTCGCTGGTCACGTTTCATCTGGCGGGGGATAGTGCGGCGGCTCGGCAGTTCATTCGTGCCGCCGAGCAGATTCCCTTCGCCCCGTCGCTGGGAGAACTGAACACCACGCTCAGCCATCCCGAATCGACGAGCCACCGCACCCTTTCGGCGGCGGCTCGGCAGTCCCTCGGCATCACCGGCGGCACGATTCGCCTGTCGGTCGGCATCGAACCGATTGAAGCGATCCTCGCCGCCCTCGACCAGGGACTGGCTGGCGTGTAG